The segment ATCTTTTGAATAGCTTGTTGGCGGCTCATCTTTTACTTTCGTAAAAACAGGCTGGTTCTTCACAAATACCTGCTTCCAGACGGAAGGATCCAACAGTTCCAGGCTGTGCTCATAATAGCTCTCCAAGGAATCGATCACTGCTGCATAATTCGTATATTCGTAGTTGCATATTTTATAGCCGCTCGTAATGTCCTGCACCACATCCATGATACTTCTATACCCTGTTTGCTCATGATTCATGAATAATTTGACAAGTAAATCTTTTTCTAATACATACATATCCAGCGTTTCATCTTCTTTCACCACATGCGTGATATCACATCTATTCTGAATATGGCGATCTAAAATTTGATTGAAATTCAAATTGCACACTGTGAAACTATTGGCGATAACAACATATGTCTGATTGCTCCGCACGAAAAAGTCCTCATTCTCTTTGAAATGCTGAAAGGAACCAGTATTCACATTTTCCGAACTTGGGAAGAAAAACAATCCATCACGTTTGCGATCCAGATCCCATTGTTTCCCCGATCCAAGGTGATCCATCAGCGATCGGTACTGGTAACGCGGAAAGATGGCTACATTCTGTATTCCCGAATTGACCATATTGGATAGAACAAAGTCTATCAAGCGATAACGGCCGCCAAAAGGAACTGCAGCTATTGAACGCTTCAACGTCAACTCCTGCATATCTTCATTATGGATTGTAGCATCGATGATCCCAAGCATTGATTTATTCATAAAAGACACCCTTCCTGTGTTTGATTTTGCGTCTATTAACGGGTAGTGGAGAAAATTCCTTTATCCATCATTTCCTCTGTCACTAAAATAATCTCGTCTTCATTCTTCTCTGGGCAAATGACGGCACCATCTGGAATCTTGATACCTGCAGGAATGATTGCCTTATTCACATATACATTCTCTCCTATTACCGCATCAGGCATAATAACAGAGTTTTGGATCACAGAGTTTTTACCGACATTTACACCTTGGAATAATACGGAATGATCGATTTTCCCTTCAATGAAGCAGCCTTCATTCACAAGGGAGTCCTTCACATCTGCATACGGGGCAATAAACTGTGGAGGCTGATTTGGATTAACAGAATAGATTCTCCAATCATACTCGAACAGATTCAGTTCACAATCCTCTTTTAATAGGTCCATATTCGCTTCCCAAAGACTTTTAACCGTCCCGACATCCTTCCAATAACCTTTAAAAGGATAGGCAACCAACCTCTTGTTCTCTTCTAATAACAAGGGAATGACATCCTTCCCGAAGTCATGGCTGGATTCTGGGTTCCTGTCATCCATTTCCAGATACTCTTTCAAAATAGACCATTTGAAAATATAGATTCCCATGGATGCCAGGTTGCTTTTAGGGTGGGCAGGTTTTTCGTCAAATTCAACCACTTCCAGCTTCTCGTTCGTATTCATGATGCCAAATCTGCTCGCTTCCTCCCATGGTACCTCCACCACGGAGATGGAGACATCCGCATCCTTTTGAATATGGTAATCTAACATTTCCTCGTAATTCATTTTATAAATGTGGTCACCAGAGAGAATTAACACGTATTCCGGGTCATACTGGGTAAGGTAATTTATATTCTGGTAGATGGCACTCGCAGTCCCTGTGTACCATTTGACACCCGAAGATTCGGTATAAGGAGGTAGTACCGTCACTCCCCCATTTTTACGGTCAAGGTCCCATGTACTCCCAATGCCGATATAGGAATTGAGTACCAGCGGCTGGTATTGAGTCAAAACCCCGACAGTAGTAATCCCTGAGTTTGTGCAATTGCTCAATGCAAAATCTATGATTCTATATTTTCCACCAAAAGGGACGGCCGGCTTAGCTAAAGTTTTCGTCAAGGAACTGAGTCTGCTCCCTTTTCCTCCTGCTAGTAACATTGCTACACATTTATTCTTCGACATCCGCTACCTCTCCCCTCTAATTTTCTTTGGTCTCCACATACTTACACCAAACGGAGCAACATTGACCATCATATGATATTGCTTACCGTGATATGCTCCCTCTTGTGCACTAATTTCCTGATCATTCACAAAGCCACTCCCACCAAACCTTTGCTCATCAGAATTGAATACTTCTTCATATTCCGCTAAAAGGGGGACTCCTACTTTAAAGCCTTCATATGAGGCACCAGTGAAATTACATAGTATAACTAACATATCCCCAGGTTTTTTGCCTCTTCTGATAAAAGAGAAGATGCTTTGATCCCGGTTGTCAGCATCAATCCATTCAAACCCTTCCGCCTCATGATCCCATTCATACAAAGCCTTTTGATTATGGTAAAAAGACAATGCCTCTTTGAAATAATGATGAAGCTGTTGATGAGATTCATACTGATCTATCAAGAACCAATCCAATTGCTCCAGGTCCTTCCACTCATCGAACTGTCCAAACTCTCCACCCATGTAAAGGAGCTTCTTACCGGGATGTGCCAGGAAAAATCCATACAGCAACCTTAACTGTGCAAATTTTTCATGGTACTCACCTGGCATTTTGTTAAGCAATGATTTTTTTCCATGAACGACTTCATCGTGTGAAAACGGTAAAATGAAATTTTCGGAGAATGCATACACGATTGAAAATGTCACTTTATCGTGCAGAGGCTTCCTTTGCTCTGGTGATGCCTCCATATAGCTTAGAATGTCATTCATCCATCCCATATTCCATTTATAGTTGAATCCCAATCCCCCGCTAGAAGTTGGAGTAGTGACAAGAGGCCAATCCGTAGAATCTTCCGCAATCATCAGCACACTGTAATCCTTCTCAAAGACCGCCTCATTTAACTTTTTCAAAAACTGCTGGGCAAACGGATTCGCATGCTCCTCTTGTGAATTCGGCCAGTACAACATATTTGCCACAGCATCCACCCGGAAACCATCTACATGATAATACTCCATCCAAAACAGGGCATTGGAAATGAGGAAACTTCGAACTTCAGGCTTACCAAGATCGAAATTAGCAGTCCCCCACACCTCATTCTCCCGATCATGATAGTTCTCATATTCAAAGACAGGTGCTCCGTCAAACATATACAAGCCATGGCCATCCTTACAGAAGTGACCAGGAACCCAGTCCAGTATTACACCGATATCTTCTTGGTGACATGCATCGATGAAAGCCATCAGGTCAACCGGACTTCCGTACCGGCTCGTTGCAGCATAGTACCCTGTACCTTGATATCCCCATGAACGATCATACGGATGCTCTACTAGCGGAAGTAATTCAATATGAGTGAAACCATGCTCCTTTACATAAGGAATAAGCTCGGCAATCAACTCTCTATAGGAAAAGAGCTCATCCCCCACTTTTTTCTTCCAGGAACCAAGATGCAGCTCATATATGAACATTGGCTTCTCATAAACCAGCTTCCGCTTTTTCTTTCTGCGCCAATTCTGATCTTTCCATTTATAACCTTCCATATCATAGACAATGGAAGCTGTATTAGGGCGCACCTCTGCATGAAAAGCATAAGGATCTGCCTTATGTAATATCTCTCCTGATTGTGTAACAATTTCATATTTATATAAATGTCCGTTCAGATCGTCTTCTATATGGATGCTCCATACACCCTCATTATTCAATCTTTCCAGTGGATGCTTCTGCCCGTTCCACTCGTTAAAAGAACCTATGACTCGAACCGCTTTCGCATTAGGTGCCCAGACAGTAAACCTGGTCCCCAACACCTTCTTGCGATGGCGTACGATATGTGCTCCAAAAAGTTCATAACTTTTATGTAACGTCCCCTCGTGAAAAAGGTGCAGTTGAAAATCCGTCGTACTTGTAGCAATCAATTTTTTCACCCTTCCGTCATTCCATATAAAAAGAATATTGTTATACACTACTATTCTCTTTTTTATAATATTCTCCTTTATACGACAAGTCAGAATCGTATGACATAAAACAACATATTAAATACCGGTAGGGGATTTTGTCGAATTTTATTTTTTTCAGGAAATCGTTTTCATTGTTGTTTTAAAAGAACTCTTGATTTATCAACGTTTTTGTAAGGGGATACAAAAGGAGATGATTCGACCAAATACTAGGAGGACTTTTGTGGTATTATGTCGAAAAGTATTTAATAGAATTAAAGTGAAAATAACAAAATGTATACGCATACACTTTGTTTCTATTCTAATATATTAAATATATTATTGAAAAATGTGTTTGAGATGAAAATGAAAAGGGTATAGATTATGTTGTCAATCTATTTTTATAGGAGTGTTGAGGAGAAAAAAAGGTAGTAATGAAAAAAGACAAATAAAAAAAGCCATGATATTTTATAAATACCACAACTTTTGATGACCCGTACGGGATTCGAACCCGTGTTACCGCCGTGAAAGGGCGGTGTCTTAACCGCTTGACCAACGGGCCAGATATTCTGGCGGAGAAGGAGGGATTTGAACCCTCGCGCCGCTTACACGACCTACACCCTTAGCAGGGGCGCCTCTTCAGCCACTTGAGTACTTCCCCAGAGATGGCTCCACCAGTAGGATTCGAACCTACGACCCTTCGGTTAACAGCCGAATGCTCTACCGCTGAGCTATGGTGGAACGTCATTTTTTTTATAAAATGGTGGGCCTAAGTGGACTCGAACCACCGACCTCACGCTTATCAGGCGTGCGCTCTAACCAGCTGAGCTATAGGCCCACAAAAATGGAGCGGGTGATGGGAATCGAACCCACGACATCAGCTTGGAAGGCTGAGGTTTTACCATTAAACTACACCCGCTAAAAAGGGCGACTGATGGGAATCGAACCCACGAATGCCTGAACCACAATCAGGTGCGTTAACCACTTCGCCACAACCGCCATAATACTATTTAATTTAAGAATGGTGCCGGCGATAGGAGTCGAACCCACGACCTACTGATTACAAGTCAGTTGCTCTACCAACTGAGCTACACCGGCATTTAATGATGTTTTCTTCACTTTGTGAAAAAACAAAGTGGCTCGGGACGGAATCGAACCGCCGACACATGGATTTTCAGTCCATTGCTCTACCAACTGAGCTACCGAGCCAAACTATAATATTTTGAAAAAATGGCGGTCCCGACCGGGATCGAACCGGCGATCTCCTGCGTGACAGGCAGGCATGTTAACCGCTACACCACGGGACCATTTGGTTGCGGGGACAGGATTTGAACCTGCGACCTTCGGGTTATGAGCCCGACGAGCTACCGGACTGCTCCACCCCGCGATAATATTAATTAAGTTTAAAATTCTATGCTTATATATACCGACTGTCCCGTTCTCTGAAAGTGTGTGCAGAGTAGTCTGTCGACCGGTACAACTCGAAGCTTTTGCAAGAAGCCTATGCTCGTTGCTCCACCCCGCGATAATAATATAGAATCTATACTCACCATATTCTAAAGTTAATATGGCGGAGGAAGAGGGATTCGAACCCCCGCGGGCTTTGACACCCCTGTCGGTTTTCAAGACCGATCCCTTCAGCCGGACTTGGGTATTCCTCCGCGTATAGAAAGAACTGGTGGACCTTGTAGGACTCGAACCTACGACCGGACGGTTATGAGCCGTCTGCTCTAACCAGCTGAGCTAAAGGTCCTTTTTGGTAGCGGCGGAGGGGATCGAACCCCCGACCTCACGGGTATGAACCGTACGCTCTAGCCAGCTGAGCTACACCGCCAAAAAGTAAAAGTATTTCATTAGATTTACAGGCACCAATGTTACTGGTCTGTGTCCCTTCCTCTGCAAGCAAATTCAAGGATGCTAATCCGTCGGCACAACTCGGAGCAAATTCTTGAAGTAATGCTCGTCGCTACACCGCCAAAAAGTAAAAGTATTAAAGTGGAGCCTAGCGGGATCGAACCGCTGACCTCCTGCGTGCAAAGCAGGCGCTCTCCCAGCTGAGCTAAGGCCCCATATCAAGGGTAAATATTAATGGTCGGGAAGACAGGATTTGAACCTGCGACCCCTTGGTCCCAAACCAAGTGCTCTACCAAGCTGAGCTACTCCCCGATAATGGCGCGCCCGAGAGGACTCGAACCCCTAACCTTTTGATCCGTAGTCAAACGCTCTATCCAATTGAGCTACGGGCGCTTATAAATGAAAGTAATTTTGCTATTATAAAAAACTCTGGTGCCGAGGACCGGAATCGAACCGGTACGGTAGTCACCTACCGCAGGATTTTAAGTCCTGTGCGTCTGCCAGTTCCGCCACCCCGGCAAATCTGTTGGAGCGGAAGACGGGATTCGAACCCGCGACCCCCACCTTGGCAAGGTGGTGTTCTACCACTGAACTACTTCCGCTAATATAAAATTACAATGCGGGTGAAGGGACTCGAACCCCCACGTCAAAGACACTAGATCCTAAGTCTAGCGCGTCTGCCAATTCCGCCACACCCGCAAGATAAATGGTGTGCCATGAAGGACTCGAACCTTCGACCCTCTGATTAAAAGTCAGATGCTCTACCGACTGAGCTAATGGCACATAATGGTGCCGGCGATAGGAGTCGAACCCACGACCTACTGATTACAAGTCAGTTGCTCTACCAACTGAGCTACACCGGCATTATTGTTGATTTTTTCAATATGTGAAGAATTTATGGTGGAGGATGACGGGATCGAACCGCCGACCCCCTGCTTGTAAGGCAGGTGCTCTCCCAGCTGAGCTAATCCTCCATATTATCCGCCTGGCAACGTCCTACTCTCACAGGGGGAGATCCCCCAACTACCATCGGCGCTGAAGAGCTTAACTTCCGTGTTCGGTATGGGAACGGGTGTGACCTCTTCGCCATCATTACCAGACAAATAATATTATACAAAATTGAGAAAGAAAATCAAGAAGTTTTTCATCTTTTTTATTCCTTCAAAACTAGATAGTGTGTTCGTATCAAGATATTCATATCGTTCACTTATTTCATCATTGTTGGGTTAAGTCCTCGATCGATTAGTATTCGTCAGCTCCACATGTCGCCATGCTTCCACCTCGAACCTATCTACCTGATCATCTTTCAGGGATCTTACTTACCGAAGTAAAAGGAAATCTCATCTTGAGGGGGGCTTCATGCTTAGATGCTTTCAGCACTTATCCCGTCCGCACGTAGCTACCCAGCTATGCCTTTGGCAAGACAACTGGTACACCAGCGGTGCGTCCATCCCGGTCCTCTCGTACTAAGGACAGCTCCTCTCAAATTTCCTGCGCCCACGACGGATAGGGACCGAACTGTCTCACGACGTTCTGAACCCAGCTCGCGTACCGCTTTAATGGGCGAACAGCCCAACCCTTGGGACCGACTACAGCCCCAGGATGCGATGAGCCGACATCGAGGTGCCAAACCTCCCCGTCGATGTGGACTCTTGGGGGAGATAAGCCTGTTATCCCCGGGGTAGCTTTTATCCGTTGAGCGATGGCCCTTCCATGCGGAACCACCGGATCACTAAGCCCGACTTTCGTCCCTGCTCGACTTGTAGGTCTCGCAGTCAAGCTCCCTTGTGCCTTTACACTCTGCGAATGATTTCCAACCATTCTGAGGGAACCTTTGGGCGCCTCCGTTACTCTTTAGGAGGCGACCGCCCCAGTCAAACTGCCCACCTGACACTGTCTCCCAGCCCGATAAGGGCTGCGGGTTAGAATTTCAATACAGCCAGGGTAGTATCCCACCGACGCCTC is part of the Sutcliffiella sp. FSL R7-0096 genome and harbors:
- the glgB gene encoding 1,4-alpha-glucan branching enzyme, whose translation is MIATSTTDFQLHLFHEGTLHKSYELFGAHIVRHRKKVLGTRFTVWAPNAKAVRVIGSFNEWNGQKHPLERLNNEGVWSIHIEDDLNGHLYKYEIVTQSGEILHKADPYAFHAEVRPNTASIVYDMEGYKWKDQNWRRKKKRKLVYEKPMFIYELHLGSWKKKVGDELFSYRELIAELIPYVKEHGFTHIELLPLVEHPYDRSWGYQGTGYYAATSRYGSPVDLMAFIDACHQEDIGVILDWVPGHFCKDGHGLYMFDGAPVFEYENYHDRENEVWGTANFDLGKPEVRSFLISNALFWMEYYHVDGFRVDAVANMLYWPNSQEEHANPFAQQFLKKLNEAVFEKDYSVLMIAEDSTDWPLVTTPTSSGGLGFNYKWNMGWMNDILSYMEASPEQRKPLHDKVTFSIVYAFSENFILPFSHDEVVHGKKSLLNKMPGEYHEKFAQLRLLYGFFLAHPGKKLLYMGGEFGQFDEWKDLEQLDWFLIDQYESHQQLHHYFKEALSFYHNQKALYEWDHEAEGFEWIDADNRDQSIFSFIRRGKKPGDMLVILCNFTGASYEGFKVGVPLLAEYEEVFNSDEQRFGGSGFVNDQEISAQEGAYHGKQYHMMVNVAPFGVSMWRPKKIRGER
- a CDS encoding sugar phosphate nucleotidyltransferase; the encoded protein is MNKSMLGIIDATIHNEDMQELTLKRSIAAVPFGGRYRLIDFVLSNMVNSGIQNVAIFPRYQYRSLMDHLGSGKQWDLDRKRDGLFFFPSSENVNTGSFQHFKENEDFFVRSNQTYVVIANSFTVCNLNFNQILDRHIQNRCDITHVVKEDETLDMYVLEKDLLVKLFMNHEQTGYRSIMDVVQDITSGYKICNYEYTNYAAVIDSLESYYEHSLELLDPSVWKQVFVKNQPVFTKVKDEPPTSYSKDAYVKNSMIANGAIIEGHVENSIIFRGVRIGKGTVVKNSIVMQKGIIGENCVLDSVILDKDVKVENRTVLTGKEDSPYLVKKGSVQGALMNS
- a CDS encoding glucose-1-phosphate adenylyltransferase, whose translation is MSKNKCVAMLLAGGKGSRLSSLTKTLAKPAVPFGGKYRIIDFALSNCTNSGITTVGVLTQYQPLVLNSYIGIGSTWDLDRKNGGVTVLPPYTESSGVKWYTGTASAIYQNINYLTQYDPEYVLILSGDHIYKMNYEEMLDYHIQKDADVSISVVEVPWEEASRFGIMNTNEKLEVVEFDEKPAHPKSNLASMGIYIFKWSILKEYLEMDDRNPESSHDFGKDVIPLLLEENKRLVAYPFKGYWKDVGTVKSLWEANMDLLKEDCELNLFEYDWRIYSVNPNQPPQFIAPYADVKDSLVNEGCFIEGKIDHSVLFQGVNVGKNSVIQNSVIMPDAVIGENVYVNKAIIPAGIKIPDGAVICPEKNEDEIILVTEEMMDKGIFSTTR